The nucleotide window GCATTATCAAAGTAGTTATTAACAATAATTACTTTGGCGCTTGTATCTGTTCCCAGTGTTTCTGCTAATTCTTGACTTGTCACAATGATATCCACATTCATCGAGCGAGCTGCTGAGACATCAATATGCTCTACATCCGCATCCACTCCCATTTCACGTAAAACCGTTTCTACATTCATTCGTAAAATTAAGCTGGTACCTTGACCAAGTCCACACAC belongs to Listeria ivanovii subsp. ivanovii and includes:
- a CDS encoding PTS sugar transporter subunit IIB, whose amino-acid sequence is MKILAVCGLGQGTSLILRMNVETVLREMGVDADVEHIDVSAARSMNVDIIVTSQELAETLGTDTSAKVIIVNNYFDNAEIKNALSAAINN